The genomic segment AAAAGCGAGACAAAACTGCTGCTCTGGCGTCAGTAGGACCTGTATCATGTGACTGAACGTTATTCGACAACCTGGTTTTTTATGGCCTATATTAGTTTAGCAAAAGTGCACTCAAACTCAAAGTATAATGTAATGCAGCATCGATGGTCCCGACCCGCATAACGTTTTTCGGGGACTGCGCAAACTGCTCGCAGAGTTCCCGTAACCTACAACATCACTGGATGTGTCCGATCGGCTCGTTTTCTACCTAAGGGAGAATAACTACTTCCCATTCTCCGGATTATTTACCCACCGCCCTATCAAAGGAAAAGGGGGCTCTTTGAAATTTACGTAGTTTCGCATGATACGCGTCACCTCCTGCAACTCTTCAGGGTGACTTATAAGAACCAGAAGCTCTCACCTTTCACCCATTGCTTTAATGTCCATTGGGCGCCGCAGTATTTCAAAATTAAATAACTATTAAGAGCAGTTTTGGCTCAGCTATCTCACGTCAGCGGCACGCATGGGACAGGCTGCTTGAACGATAGGATCATCTCCTTTCCGCACCTGCCTCATCTATCCTGGTGACCCATGTAACCTGAAGACACAGTCGTCTGCTACAGTACGCTGACAGACAACGCAGCGTTCGTTCCACCCCTCAGCGACTCGACCACAGAACCTTAAAGGCAACGAAAACATGAGTGTCTTGGGTCTACAAGTATCAATAGTAAATTCCTTCTGGCTGGGAACGACTTTCCCCACCTTGAACGAAGCGTTAtcgcgtttctgcatgtgTCGTGATGCTGAGTCGTGTTTACCCCGAGGCCGCATGTCTTGAACCCCAATCTAGTTCAGCTTTGTATTTCGCTGAGATCCCTTTTTTCTTACCGTGTTGGCGCTCAGCGTGAGTATGCCTAAGTAGGCATTCGGTGCCCAGTCAGTCATTCTATTAAAATGGCTGGAAAGCGCGTACGTGGGGCCGTGTGCCTCGGCTGCATCGCCGCCTTGGCGACTAGTTGTGAAGCAGCTTTCCAGGGCACCAGCATATCGTCGAACTTTTTTGGCACTCCCTTCCCTGATCCGCTGCAGTATTTCCTCCGGGCAAACCACTTTCTTTCGCCGGCTTCCATTGCTGATCCTTTTGGATTCCTGTCTCGGGCCACCCCGAGCGACATGTTTCGAGCACTCACAGAAAACTACAGGATGGCTACGGCTATGCCAGAGCAATTTGTCCGGGCGGCAGCTGATGCCGCGGCTCTGTTGACGATGCAGCAATATGAGCACGTCCAAGGTAAAGAGCAGCCTGTTGGTTCACATGAAAGTACATCGTTTGCTTCAACACCATCTCGCGGTTTCTTTATTCCTGGGATGCCGTTCTATCCGGCGAACTGGATGCCGGCTAAATCAATGTTTCCGCTCGCTGAAAACCCTAACGACTGGTTCATGAACTTCCTTTTTGTTCTATGGGCTGCCCACCACCCAACGGAAACGGCGCACTATGTGAAGCTCGCGAAGAGTAGCAAATATCCTGGCTGGGACCACGCGCTTGATGAATCAGGTTCCCTTTCGGGATCCCAGGAGAGTGTCAGTTACGAGAATCAGTTCACGCGACACCAGAAGACCTCACAACCTGCGACCCATTGAGAATGTGCCCACTGGCGAAACTGGAGCCACTGTAGAGGAAAGACTGTGAACGGATATTTGCTGTTTCATCCTACATATAGCGATTGCGTGAACGTCAGTATGGTATAAGGCGTAGCAGTGCAGTGGCTGACTCAAGTGGTCTAAAAAGCAAGAGCCTGCATTCTATGACGGTCTCTCAACCTGACTCTCAAATGGTTATGCTAAACGGATGTAAACCGTTTCCTAACTACCCTGCTGCTACTCAGTATAATAAACTGAAACTGAACATGCCCAGTATGAAGTTAAAAGACTCGAATCACACTCGCCTGCAGCTGATAGTGGCGTCCTTCTGCAGCAAAGGAGCACTGACGTAACCGTCACGCCAAGACTCTGCAAAACTGACCAGGAAATATTCTCGTGCTAATAGCGGCACGACTGAGGCTACTCGAGCTAGTCTCCGTTACTCTTGTGCTACACATGACATACAAGTGCTGTTTCTTCGCAAGACGCGACTTCCGCGTCTTGATGTCATTGTGCACCCTCGTAACACTAGAATGACACATAGCCTCCTCGCGCGCTTCACAGTTATTCATTCAAGGAGTAAGAGTTGGGGTGAAGATAAATTTAGACTTGCGTAAAGTTATCAGACCTGTGGCAGGAAGAATTATGGAGAAGAGCGGCCACATTTATTTCTCGTCAGAGTTCTGTTCTACTCAGGAGGCTTCTCTACTTGGATAACATGCCAACGAACCGCTTTACGATTAATTTAGCTGAATTTTGTATGTTGCAGTATTAGATCTTGTTCCGGTATTCTATATATTGTACCATCTGCCTTGGTTTGAGCGAGCCTATATAATCACTTGGAGCATGCTTGCCATAGTGCATGGCTCGACAAAACCCATGATTTTGGCATGATAGCTCATCACTCATTCGCAAACTTCATACGTTGCTGTGCCCTCTATTAGTCCTACTGAATACAGAACATCACGGAATGTTTCCGACTACATCTAGGTGCCACTCCTCACCTGTGAATAAACAATTCAGCTCTGCTAGTCTCGTGGCAGCGCCCCCTCTGTTTGCTCGTTGCACCAAAGGCAACTATGCCAAACTGTATTCATACGCCGCGCTTTTCCAATCGTTACAAATTTAGGTTCTCTGAGATTCTCATTTGACATTCAGGTTTTCCTGCGCTCCTCGGACAGGGGTTTCAAGTGTTAAGTCGACTCCGCCATTGTGCTTGAGAGTGTTGATCGCTGCTGCTGTGATTCTCAAAGGTGCCCGTACGATTTCACAAGACACGATTATAATGGTGCCAATAGCTCTTTTGACGTTTTTTTGTCATTTTGGGCGGTCCGTGCGTTGTAGCCATTGGCCCtctatatacatgcatgtctTAATTGCCGAGTGTTCTACATAAGCTGTCATCGA from the Toxoplasma gondii ME49 chromosome IX, whole genome shotgun sequence genome contains:
- a CDS encoding hypothetical protein (encoded by transcript TGME49_266700~Signal peptide predicted by SignalP 2.0 HMM (probability 0.999) with cleavage site probability 0.953 at residue 24); protein product: MAGKRVRGAVCLGCIAALATSCEAAFQGTSISSNFFGTPFPDPLQYFLRANHFLSPASIADPFGFLSRATPSDMFRALTENYRMATAMPEQFVRAAADAAALLTMQQYEHVQGKEQPVGSHESTSFASTPSRGFFIPGMPFYPANWMPAKSMFPLAENPNDWFMNFLFVLWAAHHPTETAHYVKLAKSSKYPGWDHALDESGSLSGSQESVSYENQFTRHQKTSQPATH